In one window of Psychrobacter sp. P2G3 DNA:
- a CDS encoding DUF924 family protein, which yields MTHLNPDARAVLDFWFDKDNEQYWFDQNDGFDKQINDKFGKIWQAAKQGECVIWRTAETSTDSNSSTTALAGRLAEIIVLDQFSRNLCRGQACAFAQDGMALVLAQEAIGQPHFNSLPMEWRKFIIMPFMHSESAMIHERYLPLFEQLDHANTLDFEHRHKDIIGQFGRYPHRNEVLDRESTAEEKAFLKQPDSSF from the coding sequence ATGACCCATCTTAATCCTGATGCGCGTGCAGTGTTAGATTTTTGGTTCGACAAAGATAATGAGCAATACTGGTTTGACCAAAACGATGGTTTTGATAAGCAAATAAATGATAAGTTTGGCAAAATTTGGCAAGCCGCAAAACAAGGTGAATGCGTGATTTGGCGAACCGCAGAAACATCAACAGATAGTAACAGCTCAACCACGGCTTTGGCGGGACGCTTAGCAGAAATTATTGTTTTAGATCAGTTTTCACGCAATCTATGTCGCGGACAGGCTTGTGCTTTTGCGCAGGATGGCATGGCACTGGTATTGGCTCAAGAAGCTATTGGGCAGCCACATTTTAATAGTTTGCCGATGGAATGGCGCAAATTTATTATCATGCCATTTATGCACTCTGAGTCAGCGATGATCCATGAGCGCTATTTACCACTGTTTGAGCAATTAGATCATGCGAACACCTTGGACTTTGAACATCGCCACAAAGACATCATTGGTCAGTTTGGCCGTTATCCGCATCGTAATGAGGTTTTAGATAGAGAGTCGACTGCTGAAGAAAAAGCATTTCTAAAGCAGCCGGACTCGTCATTTTGA
- a CDS encoding saccharopine dehydrogenase family protein yields the protein MNTNQQAKSNKKDVLIIGAGGVAQVVAHKCAMHNDVLGDIHIASRTQDKCDAIAQSVKDKGSFKQAAVLHTHQIDAMDGQALVKLIQDTGIQIVINVGSPFLNMSVLEACIETGVAYIDTAIHEDPRKICETPPWYENYEWKRRQRCEDNNITAILGAGFDPGMVNAYARLGYDMMDAGSVTDIDIIDINAGSHGKYFATNFDPEINFREFTGTVYSWQDSKWQSNKMFEVKRTDDLPVVGVQNSYLSGHDEIHSLSANLDVPNIRFWMGFGEHYINVFTVLQNLGLLSEQPVMTAEGQEVIPLKVVKAVLPDPSSLAPNYTGKTCIGDKVKGKVDGVDTEVFIYNVSDHKEAYEAMGSQGISYTAGVPPVAAAMLVATGEWDAGKMVNVEELDAKPYINLLNKIGLPTRIQDSKGDRALEFDI from the coding sequence TTGAACACAAATCAACAAGCTAAGTCCAACAAAAAAGATGTACTCATCATCGGAGCAGGCGGCGTCGCTCAAGTAGTTGCTCATAAATGTGCAATGCATAATGATGTACTCGGCGACATTCACATTGCCTCGCGTACTCAGGATAAATGTGATGCGATTGCTCAGAGTGTGAAAGATAAAGGTAGCTTTAAGCAAGCTGCCGTTTTACATACCCATCAAATCGATGCGATGGATGGTCAAGCGCTTGTAAAACTAATACAAGATACGGGCATCCAGATCGTTATTAATGTCGGATCGCCTTTTCTTAATATGAGCGTGCTTGAAGCCTGTATCGAGACAGGTGTCGCTTACATTGATACTGCTATTCACGAAGATCCACGCAAGATTTGTGAGACGCCACCATGGTATGAAAACTATGAATGGAAACGTCGTCAGCGTTGTGAAGACAATAACATCACTGCTATTTTAGGTGCAGGATTTGATCCTGGCATGGTTAACGCCTACGCGCGTCTTGGCTATGACATGATGGACGCAGGTTCGGTCACTGACATCGATATCATCGATATCAACGCAGGTAGCCACGGCAAATACTTTGCGACCAACTTTGATCCTGAGATTAATTTCCGTGAATTCACAGGTACGGTTTATTCTTGGCAAGATAGCAAATGGCAATCTAACAAGATGTTCGAAGTGAAGCGCACCGATGATCTGCCAGTCGTTGGCGTGCAAAATAGCTATTTAAGTGGTCATGATGAGATTCATTCTTTATCAGCCAATTTAGATGTGCCGAATATTCGTTTTTGGATGGGTTTTGGTGAGCACTATATTAATGTTTTCACCGTGCTACAAAATCTAGGTCTATTGTCGGAGCAGCCAGTGATGACTGCTGAAGGACAAGAAGTTATTCCGCTAAAAGTCGTTAAAGCTGTGCTACCAGATCCAAGCTCACTAGCACCCAATTATACGGGTAAAACTTGTATCGGCGATAAGGTTAAGGGTAAAGTTGACGGCGTCGATACTGAGGTGTTTATCTATAACGTCTCAGATCATAAAGAAGCTTATGAAGCGATGGGTAGTCAAGGTATCTCTTATACTGCAGGCGTGCCACCTGTTGCTGCTGCTATGCTAGTTGCTACTGGCGAATGGGATGCTGGCAAGATGGTCAACGTCGAAGAGCTGGATGCCAAGCCGTACATTAATCTTTTGAATAAGATTGGCTTGCCAACGCGTATTCAAGACAGTAAAGGTGATAGAGCGTTAGAGTTCGATATTTAA
- a CDS encoding nucleotide-binding protein has protein sequence MSDKPTIFIASSSEALPVAEAVHIKLDTEFRPKLWENAFDLSSMTITTLISKTKEADYAVFVFHPDDKSLIREKEYSSVRDNVILELGMFIGALGLEKCFILVPNSSKSTFRLPTDLAGITASFYDDQDVDVSDAVTSSCAKIKQIIKKLEAKETKIATTTESEVLKEQLSHAQSQLWMVNHDVQRSKEQSQSFLESIKSHFFSIAKPATPGEIKFWEDGAKGSYLKDIKIRENNVYFVDKDVIIPPLHGANSISIIVAKSVRVHGVDKWSHNSIYYMDGFRTDAYV, from the coding sequence ATGAGTGATAAACCAACAATTTTTATCGCATCTTCGTCAGAGGCTCTACCTGTTGCAGAAGCTGTTCATATTAAACTTGATACAGAGTTTCGCCCGAAACTATGGGAAAATGCTTTTGATTTATCTTCGATGACAATAACTACACTTATAAGTAAAACAAAAGAAGCTGACTATGCTGTTTTTGTATTTCATCCAGATGATAAATCTCTAATACGTGAAAAAGAATATAGCTCTGTCAGAGACAATGTTATCTTAGAACTAGGTATGTTTATAGGAGCGCTTGGGTTAGAAAAATGTTTTATTTTGGTACCAAACTCTTCCAAATCAACCTTTCGTCTGCCAACTGATTTAGCAGGAATAACAGCATCTTTTTATGATGATCAAGATGTTGACGTGTCTGATGCTGTAACAAGTAGTTGTGCCAAAATAAAACAAATAATAAAGAAATTGGAAGCCAAAGAAACTAAAATAGCTACAACAACTGAGTCAGAAGTACTAAAAGAGCAGTTAAGTCATGCGCAGTCACAACTTTGGATGGTCAATCATGATGTTCAGCGGTCAAAAGAACAGTCTCAATCTTTTCTAGAGTCAATAAAGAGTCATTTCTTCTCTATTGCAAAACCTGCAACTCCTGGGGAAATAAAATTTTGGGAAGATGGGGCTAAGGGAAGTTATTTGAAGGATATAAAAATACGAGAGAATAATGTTTACTTCGTAGACAAGGATGTAATCATTCCACCATTACATGGTGCAAATTCTATTTCAATAATTGTCGCAAAGAGCGTTAGAGTTCATGGTGTTGATAAATGGAGTCATAATAGTATTTATTATATGGATGGATTCAGGACAGACGCCTATGTATGA
- the htpX gene encoding protease HtpX: protein MMRIGLFLLTNLAVIVVFSIVFGILSRFFGIGGVHGVGGLNYNSLAIMCGIYGMVGSMVSLFISKWMAKRSTGTVVIESPSNATEQWLVDTVAKQARAVNIGMPEVGIFNNSQPNAFATGWNKNKALVAVSSGLLQNMNQDEVEAVLAHEIGHVANGDMVTLALIQGVVNAFVMFFARIIGSFVDRTVFKNTSNSSGIGYFVTSIVMDILLGFLASAIVMWFSRLREFRADEMGAKLASKDKMISALDALRPSAQRPDQMPESMKAFAISSGQSTGFSIANLFRSHPTLDDRIAALRKYNPSGS from the coding sequence ATGATGCGTATTGGATTGTTTTTATTGACCAACTTAGCGGTGATTGTGGTATTTAGCATCGTGTTTGGTATCTTATCCAGATTTTTTGGGATTGGTGGTGTACATGGCGTGGGCGGACTAAATTATAACAGCCTTGCTATTATGTGCGGTATATACGGCATGGTTGGTTCGATGGTTTCGCTATTTATCTCAAAGTGGATGGCGAAAAGATCTACGGGAACGGTTGTCATTGAGTCGCCAAGCAACGCTACGGAACAATGGCTGGTAGATACCGTCGCTAAACAAGCACGAGCGGTAAATATTGGGATGCCAGAAGTGGGGATATTTAATAATTCACAGCCAAACGCCTTTGCAACTGGCTGGAATAAAAACAAGGCTTTGGTCGCGGTCTCGTCTGGTCTATTGCAGAACATGAATCAAGATGAAGTAGAAGCGGTGTTGGCGCATGAGATTGGTCACGTGGCAAATGGTGATATGGTAACCCTTGCTCTTATCCAAGGCGTGGTGAACGCCTTTGTGATGTTCTTTGCACGTATCATTGGTAGCTTTGTCGACCGGACTGTCTTTAAGAATACGAGTAATAGCTCTGGTATTGGTTATTTTGTCACTAGTATCGTGATGGATATTCTGCTTGGTTTCTTGGCATCTGCCATCGTCATGTGGTTCTCACGTCTGCGTGAATTCCGCGCTGATGAGATGGGTGCAAAGCTTGCCAGCAAAGACAAAATGATTAGTGCGCTTGATGCCTTGCGCCCTTCTGCACAACGTCCAGATCAAATGCCAGAGAGCATGAAAGCATTTGCAATCTCGTCTGGGCAGTCCACAGGCTTTAGTATCGCTAACCTTTTCCGCTCACATCCAACGCTTGATGATCGTATTGCGGCGTTAAGGAAGTATAATCCTAGTGGAAGTTAG
- a CDS encoding isoprenylcysteine carboxylmethyltransferase family protein, whose protein sequence is MNALELKVPPVAQVTITAAAMYGVAKIMPSLQFSFNGSTALAICLGVIGLGSGIMGVAEFKKAQTTVNPHTPEKSTNLVTRGIYQYTRNPMYVGLVLILLCWALYLSHFLAFVLVPVFMLYMTRFQIQPEERMMEQKFGKRYQTYLKKVRRWI, encoded by the coding sequence ATGAACGCTCTAGAGCTAAAAGTACCACCTGTAGCCCAGGTCACCATTACCGCAGCTGCCATGTATGGCGTAGCTAAAATCATGCCAAGCTTGCAGTTCTCTTTTAATGGCTCAACTGCACTAGCGATTTGTTTGGGTGTTATAGGATTGGGCAGTGGTATTATGGGAGTGGCTGAATTTAAAAAAGCACAAACTACCGTTAATCCACATACTCCCGAAAAATCTACGAATCTAGTGACACGCGGTATTTATCAATACACTCGCAATCCTATGTATGTGGGATTGGTACTTATCTTATTATGCTGGGCATTATATTTGTCTCACTTTCTTGCGTTTGTGTTAGTGCCAGTTTTTATGCTTTATATGACTCGTTTTCAGATTCAGCCAGAAGAGCGGATGATGGAACAAAAATTTGGCAAGCGTTATCAAACGTATCTAAAGAAGGTGCGGCGTTGGATTTGA
- the nspC gene encoding carboxynorspermidine decarboxylase yields the protein MNSIKTLKPVAVPTPYYLLDEAAIVANMQIIARLCELSGAKALLALKCFATWGVFDVMHPYLHGTTSSSLNEVRLGYETFGNNSNGNSEDKKETHAYSVAYSSDEISEVLSYADKIIFNSISQLNAFKDQARAQNISVGLRLNPKTSNSSFIIADPARPFSRLGEHDKDKIAAVLGDITGVMIHNNCENDSFEAFSASLADIEDRFGDVLAQLEWVSLGGGIHFIAPDYPLEKLAERLKGFSEKYDVQVYLEPGEASIHGAGSLVTTVLDTMHNEKNLAVVDASIEAHMLDLLIYQESASIASINDESVDVVPASTDQKYDAPDNTIIYGRSCLAGDIFGEYALPNHLKVGDKIAFGNAAGYTMVKKNWFNGVNMPAIVIRRLDGSIDVQREFDYQDYKASLS from the coding sequence ATGAACTCGATAAAAACTTTAAAACCAGTTGCCGTACCAACACCTTATTATTTGCTTGATGAAGCTGCAATAGTCGCTAATATGCAGATTATTGCACGTCTGTGCGAGCTGTCTGGTGCTAAGGCATTACTGGCACTCAAATGCTTTGCCACATGGGGTGTCTTTGACGTCATGCACCCTTATTTACATGGCACAACATCGTCTTCACTAAATGAAGTGCGTTTAGGCTATGAAACCTTCGGCAATAATAGCAATGGCAATAGCGAAGATAAAAAAGAGACTCATGCCTATAGCGTGGCCTATAGTAGCGATGAGATATCTGAAGTGCTTAGCTATGCGGATAAGATTATCTTTAACTCTATCTCGCAATTAAATGCTTTTAAAGACCAAGCCCGTGCACAAAATATTTCAGTAGGGCTGCGCTTGAATCCAAAGACCAGCAATTCATCATTTATCATCGCTGATCCTGCTCGTCCCTTTAGTCGTCTTGGTGAGCATGATAAAGATAAGATTGCAGCGGTGCTCGGTGATATAACTGGGGTGATGATTCATAACAACTGTGAGAACGACAGTTTTGAAGCCTTTAGTGCTAGCTTGGCTGATATCGAAGATAGATTTGGTGACGTTTTAGCACAGCTCGAATGGGTCAGCTTGGGCGGTGGCATTCATTTTATCGCCCCTGATTATCCACTAGAAAAACTCGCTGAAAGGTTAAAAGGCTTTAGCGAAAAGTATGACGTACAAGTCTATCTAGAACCTGGCGAGGCAAGTATCCATGGCGCAGGGTCATTGGTTACGACGGTATTAGATACCATGCATAATGAAAAAAACTTAGCCGTCGTCGATGCTTCTATCGAAGCACACATGCTTGATTTGCTGATCTATCAGGAGTCAGCGTCTATTGCCTCTATTAATGATGAGTCGGTTGATGTTGTGCCCGCTAGCACTGATCAAAAATATGACGCGCCTGACAATACGATTATCTATGGTCGTTCTTGCTTAGCAGGCGATATCTTTGGCGAGTATGCATTACCTAACCATTTAAAAGTAGGTGATAAGATTGCATTTGGTAATGCCGCAGGTTATACCATGGTGAAGAAAAACTGGTTTAATGGGGTCAACATGCCAGCGATTGTTATTCGTCGTTTGGATGGCAGTATTGACGTACAGCGTGAATTTGACTATCAAGACTATAAAGCGAGTTTGTCCTAA
- the betT gene encoding choline BCCT transporter BetT yields MTNEPNDDSLTEADQPNEQVESSRTPFERSQFGGTKRQSKPFDEDVPISRNDLQKGAQELSENSVAPINWSVLIISSLVIVAFSIWAIFMPVNASTTMRAVVDWIATNLGWYYVITMVIVIGFVLWVALSKEGSIRLGPDDSWPQYKLGTWAAMLFAAGVGIDLLFFSVTGPVVQYLTPPSSDGSSAAAMQDAVVWTMFHYGIAGWSVYALLGMAMGYFAYRWDMPLSIRAALYPLLGKRVKGPIGHGISIIALVGTVFGVATTMGIGVVLLNVGFSKLFGLEEGLTLQIALVVGAVILTILATTSGVDRGIRWISELNLWSAVAMMAFILIAGETAFLLNALVENLGQFFVTLPARMFKTFAYVPGSSDWMGSWTLFFWAFWLAWGPFVGVFLARISRGRTLREFVIAAITVPVLCDFIIVSFFGNSALYQVMQGNTAFAELAVQSPERGWYALLELFPGATILVALATLSGLLFYITSANSGAMVMSNFSTSIPDPSEDGPKWLRIFWAVLTAMLTISMLIAGGVITMEYATLIFALPVTIIVYLVMFSFSKALKIERAEREGTVLRRPSVTPSGGYIPERSWKQRLGQMLAYPSKRETVQFLERVVRPALNDVANEFERQGYDIERDNIPHIADDIDIGGPLLKVSTDALNNFYYQVSMVETPSPTFSGKMSPVSDVYYRLEVTTQTGTGGYDLMGLTKQQVIDDVLEQYEAYMTFISAPADTNTGLDSALTSVGITGKS; encoded by the coding sequence ATGACCAACGAACCAAATGACGATAGCTTAACCGAGGCTGACCAGCCAAATGAGCAAGTTGAAAGTTCGCGCACACCGTTCGAGCGTAGCCAGTTTGGCGGTACAAAACGTCAATCCAAACCTTTTGATGAAGACGTTCCTATATCGCGTAATGATCTGCAAAAAGGCGCGCAAGAATTATCAGAAAACAGCGTTGCCCCTATTAATTGGAGCGTGCTGATTATCTCCTCGCTAGTGATTGTTGCCTTTTCCATATGGGCGATTTTTATGCCTGTTAATGCCAGCACGACGATGAGAGCGGTGGTGGATTGGATTGCGACCAATCTTGGCTGGTATTACGTGATTACGATGGTGATAGTCATCGGCTTTGTGCTTTGGGTCGCATTATCCAAAGAAGGCAGCATACGTCTTGGGCCTGATGATTCGTGGCCACAATACAAGCTAGGTACTTGGGCGGCGATGTTATTTGCGGCTGGCGTTGGTATTGATTTGCTGTTTTTCTCGGTGACCGGTCCTGTCGTACAATATTTAACCCCGCCTTCTAGTGATGGGTCGAGCGCCGCAGCCATGCAAGATGCTGTCGTTTGGACGATGTTTCATTACGGCATCGCTGGCTGGTCGGTTTACGCATTGCTCGGTATGGCGATGGGCTATTTTGCCTACCGCTGGGATATGCCTTTATCCATTCGAGCGGCCCTTTATCCATTACTTGGTAAGCGGGTAAAAGGTCCTATCGGTCATGGTATTAGTATCATTGCATTAGTGGGTACGGTGTTCGGTGTGGCGACGACGATGGGTATCGGCGTGGTACTGCTCAACGTTGGTTTCTCAAAGCTGTTTGGTTTAGAGGAGGGCTTAACGTTACAGATTGCCCTCGTGGTTGGTGCCGTTATCTTGACCATTCTTGCCACTACCTCAGGTGTTGACCGTGGTATTCGCTGGATATCCGAGTTGAACCTTTGGAGCGCAGTGGCAATGATGGCGTTTATCCTTATCGCTGGCGAGACGGCATTCTTATTAAATGCTCTGGTTGAAAACCTTGGTCAGTTCTTTGTCACGCTACCTGCTAGGATGTTCAAAACCTTTGCTTATGTACCCGGTAGTAGCGACTGGATGGGCAGTTGGACGCTGTTCTTTTGGGCTTTTTGGCTGGCATGGGGACCGTTCGTTGGGGTGTTTTTAGCTCGTATTTCGCGTGGTCGTACGCTACGTGAGTTCGTCATTGCCGCGATTACCGTGCCGGTATTGTGCGACTTTATCATTGTTTCTTTCTTTGGTAATTCAGCCCTTTATCAGGTAATGCAAGGCAACACAGCCTTCGCTGAACTTGCAGTGCAAAGCCCAGAGCGCGGTTGGTATGCGCTACTTGAGCTGTTCCCTGGTGCGACTATTTTGGTAGCTTTAGCGACACTTTCAGGATTACTATTCTACATTACCAGCGCCAACTCAGGGGCGATGGTCATGTCGAACTTTTCAACCTCCATTCCCGATCCATCAGAAGATGGCCCGAAGTGGCTACGTATCTTTTGGGCGGTATTGACGGCGATGTTGACCATCTCTATGTTAATCGCAGGCGGCGTCATTACCATGGAATACGCCACGCTTATCTTCGCGCTTCCTGTGACCATTATCGTTTATTTGGTGATGTTCTCTTTTTCTAAAGCGTTAAAAATAGAACGAGCCGAGCGCGAAGGCACCGTGCTGCGCCGTCCTTCGGTGACGCCAAGCGGTGGTTATATACCAGAGCGTTCATGGAAGCAGCGATTGGGACAAATGCTTGCATACCCATCTAAGCGTGAGACCGTCCAATTCCTTGAGCGTGTCGTCCGCCCAGCGCTAAACGATGTCGCCAATGAGTTTGAGCGTCAAGGTTATGATATCGAGCGCGATAACATCCCTCACATAGCTGATGACATTGATATTGGCGGGCCATTGCTAAAGGTATCCACCGATGCTCTGAATAACTTTTATTATCAAGTCTCTATGGTTGAGACGCCGTCGCCTACCTTTAGTGGCAAGATGTCGCCTGTCAGTGACGTTTATTACCGTTTAGAGGTGACGACCCAAACCGGCACGGGCGGTTATGACTTGATGGGATTGACCAAGCAGCAAGTTATCGATGATGTCCTTGAGCAATACGAAGCTTACATGACCTTTATTAGCGCCCCAGCAGACACTAATACTGGTCTGGACAGCGCGTTGACGTCAGTGGGAATAACAGGTAAGAGTTGA